TGAACGCAGAGGGTTTATCACTGCTGCTACTGGCTTCAGATCTTGCTGGTGGTGAATGAGGAGCGGGTTGTTTGGATGGCTCCGAGTTGTCTTTTCGCGTGACagactgaaatgaaataagtgAGAATAAAATCAGACAACATAAAAACTTCATCATCACCAccatgatcatcatcatcatcatgacATTTCGTCACCCTGACGGTGAAAACACCATCAACAATGCACGATGTTGGACATCTTCAGTGCACACATACAATCATAGCCATGATTATCACTTTCTTCTCTTTAAAACTTGATCTGCAGTTGCGCTTTAGTCGCTGCATTGTTTGTAAGAAGGAGATAcgtaataaaaacaaaacaccatGTAACTGCATGTATCTCACTACGAAGAACTTTGGGCAGGATTGCTGACATCAGCACCTTGTAGAACAAAGAGCGACCATTTTTTTCAATCGTACCTTATTCAAAGTGAGTTTAATATCTTTATGTCCCGTATATCTAATATTTCCACTTGTCAGCGGCACATTCCGAGCTTGTTTGATCTGTTCAGGGGCTGTCCGGCGTGTTTTAGGCGGGTTTTGTTCGTCTTCAGATTGACTACCACTGTCAGTACTCTCACTGTCACTTGATGATGCACTGGACACACGCCGCATTCCGCCTCGTTCCCGTGTCCCGCGAGGAGAACTGGGCCGAGCCAGCGCATGCTCCATGCTATCTGCACTCGAGGAACGCTCTCGGCTTAAAGATAGAAGTAAGTAATAGCACTCAACAGCCGAATAGAGATTTTTATGTATTTCATTTCCAAACATctatgataaataatttaatactCAACTACACTGGTACTCAACTGGAAACTGAAGTCACAAAGATGGAAGATTCTTGTATGCTGAATTGCGCAAGCGCGTGCTATTTGCATACATTATCATACTCTATGACAAGCCCTGGTGACCCGCAGCTGGGAAACGATACTCCACCATGGTATACTACAATTAAAACTGTTACAGAAACCCTGCAGAAAGGAATTCAGGCTTCCAAGAATTCTTTAATCACGGCTCAGCACTCTAGCAATCTATTGGATTTCAGTTTACTTGTGAGAATCAGTTTATCACTTTTAACCCATGGCTCAAGCATGGTTCATTTCATAAATCACTAGGTAGAAAACTAAAAATCCTTTACAGTCGTTCAGCTCAAAATCAGTTTCCAAATCATGTACCCAATTAAGTCTTGATATAGAACTAAGAAAACTCACGTCTTCAATTCGTCAGGTCGCCTTCGGTCCTCATTCTGTCAAAAGAAAAACGTCAACAATCACAAAGACCATTTTTCTACTCAGACTTATCGCTACGAAGGTACCGTTAAAGACTTCACGTAATAAGCTCTAATGAAACGACAGAAAAGTTGTCTGATTCTTTTCTTATTCTATGGTGGATATATGTTAGATAATCAATTGGTGATGACCACCTTAACTCTAACCTCAGTTTTCACTCTTTTAAGGACTCATCTATGCAATGAGAAAGGTACCTACCCTTCTCCGGGGCGATCGAGATCTTCTTCTCCTCGTGGGACTCCTTCCCCTTCGAGAGTGATATCCACGCTCTCGCTCCCTACATCAGAAAAACAGATTACTTCCCGACGTCCACCAATAGCCAATTTTAGATGGAAAACCGGAAAACAGCTttctcacccccccccccaccaccaccTCTACGACATAAGATACTCACCTATATGGATCTTCAGTTGGCCTTGTACCACCCATCCTTCGGGGGTCCCAAGGGTTGTTATATCGTAACTGCGTCTCTCGCCACTTTTCTATTCTGTCTGCTCGGCCATACTCATAGcgattccttttttctttgaagtaaCGTCCTGTTGATGACTCGATTGGTGGCGTCCGAGGTCCTTTGTCTGGAGAAGCTTTTGGCTTTATGGGGCTTTTCGAAACCGGTGTGGGTGATCGAGACTTGGATTTGGTTGATTCGGATTCCGAGTCTGATGATTCGTTTGACGCTTGTTTGGCACCTCTGTCGTCGTCTGCATTCGGTGCAGTCTTCGCCTCTTTCATAGGACTGTGGCTGCTTGACGAACTCGAACGATCGCTACCCGAGGATCGAGATCCAGATCGGGAGCGTGATTTAGATCGGGATCCGGAGTGGGACCGCGAGCGTGATCTAGAAGACGCTGCAGAGACTGAACGAGACCGTGAGCGTGACGCAGAGCGTGAAGTGGAATGTGACTCTGATCCTGAGTGTGAACGTGAACGTGACGAGCGTGATGAGTCAGATGAGGAAGATGACGATCGGCTTCGTGAACTCCGTGAAGAGGCTGACTGTCGTTTAGGAGAAGTAGTTCTTTGCCAAGGATCAATCCAGTCGTCATTAGGGAGACGAGAACTAGAGATTCCTAATGCTTTGGGTTTAGCTTTGTCCTTGTCATCTAATTCCCTGGTCTCCTCTTTCTTCTCTATATCCTTAGCTGTTTTAACTTCTGTCTCCGCACTTGATTCGTGagtcctttttttctttccctcatCCCTGTTCTTTTTCTCGTCAGTTGTCCTTTCTTGTTGCTCCTTGAGAGCTGGAGTTGTTTGTTCCTTGTCTGCACTGtcgtttttttcctcttccgTCTCCTTCTCCTTACCTCTGTCcttcttctttttaaatttctcctcGCTTGTCTTTTCCAGCTCTTTCGTTCCTTTTCTCGTTTGTTCTGTTTCTCTCTCCTtaacagtttctttgtttttttctttctgtttatcCTTCTCACCTCCTCGTCGTCTATTCCGTCTGTCCCTGAAAGAGCAAGAAAAAGTGAATgcctttaaaacaaaaacaatacccATTTCGGCCAACTTTTTCAGTGATAATGCTGATTTAGGAGGGTAATTCACCTGtgatttcaggaaaaaaatagcCTCTTGTTTCCAAGAGGATTTAATATCTAATACAACTACTCCTTTGCCTCCCCATCACAGTCGTGTGTCATAGATGGTTACGTAGATGTTTGACTATATTACAAtcttaatttttccaaaaaggAACATGCTTTTATCTACTCTCCAATTCACTGATGGCAAGGTTGATCAATACAATTTATCATATTTACCTTTCAGGTGAAGACGAAGGAGTGCGAAAACCTCTCTTCTTCTTTCTGTCACGATCCTACAACCGAAAAGACCttcatcaaattttatttctgtgcGCACCAATTTCCGAAATGGACGTACTTAATCCTACTGATATATCGGTCAAATGCAAATTGATCAATTCTGGCCAGCCGTTCGCCGATTTCTCCCGcacaattttaaatgaaaacataaGAGACAACCACCTAGAATATCCTTTTCTAACCCGATTTGTTGCAGATGAACATACAAAACGATCAATTAACACGTTAACCCCCCAATTCAGAATTTTAGCGTGGATATGTCTGGTAAAGCACTGTTCAAGTGAACAAATTAAGTCCATCAACGAACCCGATACTGAAGAGGCGAAGTTTCTCTCTTGTCTCTCCACCGAGACACAATGTCAGCACCTCTGCGATACCTGACATCGTCCTCCTCACAGTGAATAGCTTCTTTCTCCAGCCTACTCCGCATCATTTCACGCCGTCTCATCgtattttctttatcattttcatctTCGTCATCCTCAGCTGTGATTCCCAGTATCATTCGCTTTTCCTTAAAATCAGcgtcttcttcttttctcttctgAGCGGCCTTTTTTATCTGCATTCAATAAAAGAAGTCAAGATACGGTTTTAGTGGCATGAAATATTGTACCAATCAAAATTGTTTCCGTTGGTCTTTAGCATTCTTTTGCAATCTTCCTCCCACTACTTAGccatttttattctttcttaATTAGGTTTTCCCTCTTAAGTTATTATGTTTTTTTCCAATACTAAAATGGTCTAGTCTCAGGGCAAGGATTGTTGTTGTTCACATTTTAAGCAGAAACAAAGTCAATAGTGAATACTAACAAACACCAAACAATGTTCCACAATATTAAAAGACAACTTATATGTACTATTCCTCATTTATTTTCGTGCAGTGcagggtaaattttttttttcattttttcagcatttgttGAAAAGTATGTTTCTACTGACATGCAGTTCCCCTTGGAGAGATGTTTCATACATACATATCCTTGTAAAAGATAATTCAGTACCTCTTTTGCTCGTTTCAGTCCCCTCTCCCATGCGGTTTCTTTTTTGGTTGGAGGTATCACCTCTAAGGCAGGTTGAACACTATTGTCATTAACTTCATCAccctgaaaataaaacatcacAATTACTGCAACATTAACTCAAATGTATCCTGACCTGAATGAAATATAAGAAATTGTACACATGGTGTGCAGAGAAAAGAGAAACTAATGTGCTGTGTTCTTTACTGATAAATCCAACATGTGTTTTTGGAACTTTATGCACCAATGTGTAAGGACTCTTCAAATTAACATGAAAGTGTCCACATGTTTACAAATGTCACAAGTGTTCTATTCAAGACAGATAATTCCTTTTTGAGGAAAATATTAATATGTACTCTTATTATCTTAAGAAAACACCAAGAACAAGAAATACAGTGGGTGGAATCTAAAATCAAGATGTCCAGCTTTTGAGTCAATAAACTACACTGAAAATATGATGAGTTGGTGGAGAAAACTTACCAGCTGACTAAGATCTTGGTCTGGTATCATCATAGCATCAGGATGAATGGGAGGAACAACTGCTGGTGCTTTGGGGAAGGGGCTTGGGTACTGGCCAGGCTCAGGAAGCATTTGATAGGCACCTGTCAACATTATTCAAATCAATAGTAGTTCTTGTACCACTGCTTCTTACATCAGACAATTCAAGACCACATTTAAAACTAAATCATCTTGTTCTTTTTCTATAACTCAAATGGAATACATTAAAGCACTTCCtgtgtaatttttgaaaaaggtaCTTAAATTTCATAAGTTCTTCTACTATTCATGTTTCTTTTGGTGCACAATGGAATTGAACAAAGGTAACAAACCCTGACAAGTGAGCAGGCAAAACTGAGGTTCTACTTCACTTAAAATCCAGTTTTTGTCCTGCATTTCCAAAGTTACTGTAGATGTAAGAGAGATTAAAGCTGAATTCTTGACCACACCTTTGTCATTGTGACCAGGATGAAGAAATCTGCAAGAATTCCCCCATGTGCAACCACCTGCAAAGAAGAGCAATATGAGAATGTAACAAGGTTGTTGTGCAAGTAAAATCttaactgtaacaaaaaaaagttgaaagaaggATCTCTGCAATAGATACTTGACATGGCACTTGATGCCATGTAATTTACAGCACAGCTTTCCGAACCTTTGTTTTTGAGCATTACTGTCAGTGGACAAAACAGCTTTGGTAAGCAAACTTACCATACATAAAATATCTGCAGACTTTTGTTCTTAGGACTGGTGCACCTAAAATGGAGGAACAAGATTACACATCAGTAAAGCCATgtagagaaataaataaatactaaatacttctaaacaaaaataaaatgcatcagtGCCACATTTACTGTTGTTCTCCTcacagctgttgtttggtctcatCACAAAACACCATATAATACCTGTTGGAGAGAGAGTGCACTGCCtgatgagaccaaataacgATTGCGAAAGAGACTATGTTTACCAACAttcctctaacagagagaaaataaaaattattcatctaCAGATAGCTGCCTCAAACATAAAATTCCACATAATTCCACgaaaaagcaaactgaaaccctgttgtatctccaatagaccTTAACAAAAGATATATTGGGATCTCAAATGAGTGAAGATACACTGaccaagagaaaaggataatatttcaaagagggctccttgattggttgttgcctatctggactttgccctctgtgtgtgaTATAAATGCAGGTTGTTAACAAGGAATTAACACTCAATTGGattaagtccaaggtagctaaaagccAAAATTGTTTGTAGAAAAAGTTTAAACGCAAAGTCTAatttggcaaaatggaatttgattggtggaatacaattcaagcacacGAAAAATTGCCAGATGTTCATgcagtgcaatgattgggtatgtttTGATTAGACTTTGGATGCTGTTTTCATGGTACATGATGGAATGTAGGTTGTTTGGTGCGTGAGTTGTAAGTAAaggagctgaaaaaaaaaaattttaaacttaaaaatgatacaaatgaTGGAAACCTTTCATATCCTGATGAATCTCGACCTTAATCAAAGAGGCTCTTGTGAAGGCCACAATCCATAGCACTTATCAAAACTAGCCCAAAATTTATGGTTTAtatcattctttgtgcacagcctcCTGATTCCATGGCATCATTTGCAAGAaagctgtgatatgattggtgccaGACATATACCCTAAACACTGTGATTGGTGAAAGATATCCAAATGCTCTTATATGATTGGTGTGAGATCATAACCTAATGCAGCattctgattggtgcgagacACATACCCTAaatgctgtgattggtgcaagatatccaaatgctgtgatatgattaGTGCCAGATACATAACCTAATGTGGCAATCTGATCGGTGTGACATACATACCCAAATGCAGTGGTTTGATCATTacgagcaacataccacttaacatgctttttttttttttttttaatcactccAAAACACAATTTTCACCTAATATAAGAAATGATTACCAAAATAAAGCTAAACTCTACTATTCTCAGGATGGGGCTGACTAAATTTTTCAGTGCC
This region of Pocillopora verrucosa isolate sample1 chromosome 3, ASM3666991v2, whole genome shotgun sequence genomic DNA includes:
- the LOC131771794 gene encoding zinc finger CCCH domain-containing protein 18-like; the protein is MDPERSHVSVQNDDNHRSVLPSSSIEEGSCSVAVEVSDSEGKENALVEKVQEIALDSSSSVKTEWTTSRASIHLTTSVHNKTGAMFEEEEEGELDYEEDEGEVPGGQEDKNGLRNDVDDGKEEGEVEDDEQDDEGEEGEILSDDDDKVNAEKKPQEQKDSAKNEADGPEEGEVIDDGDSMGAPVLRTKVCRYFMYGGCTWGNSCRFLHPGHNDKGAYQMLPEPGQYPSPFPKAPAVVPPIHPDAMMIPDQDLSQLGDEVNDNSVQPALEVIPPTKKETAWERGLKRAKEIKKAAQKRKEEDADFKEKRMILGITAEDDEDENDKENTMRRREMMRSRLEKEAIHCEEDDVRYRRGADIVSRWRDKRETSPLQYRDRDRKKKRGFRTPSSSPERDRRNRRRGGEKDKQKEKNKETVKERETEQTRKGTKELEKTSEEKFKKKKDRGKEKETEEEKNDSADKEQTTPALKEQQERTTDEKKNRDEGKKKRTHESSAETEVKTAKDIEKKEETRELDDKDKAKPKALGISSSRLPNDDWIDPWQRTTSPKRQSASSRSSRSRSSSSSSDSSRSSRSRSHSGSESHSTSRSASRSRSRSVSAASSRSRSRSHSGSRSKSRSRSGSRSSGSDRSSSSSSHSPMKEAKTAPNADDDRGAKQASNESSDSESESTKSKSRSPTPVSKSPIKPKASPDKGPRTPPIESSTGRYFKEKRNRYEYGRADRIEKWRETQLRYNNPWDPRRMGGTRPTEDPYRERERGYHSRRGRSPTRRRRSRSPRRRNEDRRRPDELKTRERSSSADSMEHALARPSSPRGTRERGGMRRVSSASSSDSESTDSGSQSEDEQNPPKTRRTAPEQIKQARNVPLTSGNIRYTGHKDIKLTLNKSVTRKDNSEPSKQPAPHSPPARSEASSSSDKPSAFKKRPRDSPSVPDAPAARKEAVSSSMPSAIKPDKQSADPHVESASSGRGNAANTTSRREELLRELKAVEDAIARKRARIE